One Pygocentrus nattereri isolate fPygNat1 chromosome 12, fPygNat1.pri, whole genome shotgun sequence DNA window includes the following coding sequences:
- the ndufaf5 gene encoding arginine-hydroxylase NDUFAF5, mitochondrial, whose amino-acid sequence MNNLVSSRAVGGACLLCRRGAAVSARVTQQRPHPPPLTRLSSRLLSSRQGGTMNVFDRNMKRRQKKWASSLQEHNKYDYLRDEVGSRVADRIYDIARTFPLALDVGCGKSHIAEHLSKEVVERLFLTDISDGLLRQKKESEMPTHCVMADEEFLPFRENTFDLVVSSLSMHWINDLPGALRQIHQVLKPDGVFIGAMVGGETLYELRCSLQLAELEREGGFSPHISPYTAVTDLGNLLGQAGFNMLTVDVDEIQVHYPGMLDVMCDLQGMGESNCVWNRKSLLHRDTILAAAAVYKEMYGNEDGSVPATFEILYMIGWKPHESQVKPAKRGSATASFADLSKISQSEASIKTDNP is encoded by the exons ATGAATAACCTGGTCAGCAGCCGCGCTGTCGGCGGGGCCTGTTTGCTCTGCCGCAGAGGAGCCGCCGTCTCAGCTCGGGTCACCCAGCAGCGGCCTCACCCCCCACCGCTGACCCGGCTCTCCTCCAGACTCCTCTCCTCCAGACAGGGAGGCACGATGAACGTGTTCGACAGAAACATGAAGAGGAGGCAGAAGAAATGGGCTTCATCTTTACAGGAGCACAACAAATACGACTACCTGAGAGACGAG GTTGGAAGCAGAGTTGCAGACAGGATTTATGACATTGCGAG AACCTTCCCGTTAGCGCTAGACGTGGGCTGTGGGAAAAGCCACATCGCAGAGCACCTCAGCAAG GAAGTTGTGGAGCGCCTTTTTCTCACTGACATCTCGGATGGTTTGCTG AGgcagaagaaagagagtgagatgcCCACGCACTGTGTAATGGCCGACGAGGAGTTCCTGCCCTTTCGGGAGAACACGTTTGACCTGGTGGTCAGCAGCCTGAG TATGCACTGGATCAATGATCTTCCTGGAGCTTTACGACAG ATTCATCAGGTGCTGAAGCCTGATGGGGTGTTTATCGGGGCGATGGTCGGAGGGGAGACGCTGTATGAGCTACGTTGTTCTCTGCAGTTGGctgagctggagagagaggggggcttTTCTCCCCATATATCCCCCTACACCGCTGTCACTGACCTGGGCAACCTGCTCGGCCAAGCTGGCTTCAACATGCTCACTGTG GACGTTGATGAGATTCAGGTTCATTACCCAGGGATGCTTGACGTCATGTGTGATTTACAAG GTATGGGTGAGAGTAACTGCGTGTGGAACAGGAAGTCCCTCCTGCACAGAGACACCATTCTAGCAGCGGCAGCTGTTTATAAAG AGATGTATGGTAACGAGGACGGATCTGTCCCAGCTACATTTGAGATCCTGTACATGATTGGTTGGAAACCTCACGAATCTCAG GTCAAACCAGCTAAAAGGGGCTCAGCGACTGCGTCATTTGCTGATTTGTCAaagatcagccaatcagaagccaGTATCAAGACCGACAATCCATAG